In one window of Arachis ipaensis cultivar K30076 chromosome B06, Araip1.1, whole genome shotgun sequence DNA:
- the LOC107645441 gene encoding protein POLYCHOME: MPEARDRRSTAVDIAALFARRRALLHGVLLDDELDSSVFGSARRQPVTSTTGSGLARGGFRTPRTGAVGAPAGAENNSPSRSGGRRVVGRGRGRGRGSSSRSVLPSWYPRTPLRDISSVVRAIERRRARLGEIDGQQTGNPFPADQLFPDPSVSSDNAQLSEITPKPASGVKLRTPSGKVPKILLDIANQTEGEQSELTPQMKLLNSIDSVEKVVKEELQRLKRTPSAKKAEREKRVRTLMSMR, translated from the exons ATGCCGGAAGCAAGAGATCGTCGTTCCACTGCCGTCGACATCGCCGCTCTATTTGCACGCCGGCGAGCTTTACTCCACGGCGTACTCTTGGACGACGAACTTGACTCCAGCGTCTTCGGATCCGCTCGGAGGCAACCGGTAACGTCTACAACCGGGTCGGGTCTTGCTCGTGGAGGGTTCAGAACACCAAGAACCGGTGCGGTTGGGGCGCCTGCTGGTGCAGAGAACAATAGCCCGTCGAGAAGTGGTGGACGGCGAGTAGTGGGAAGGGGTCGTGGTCGTGGTCGCGGTAGTTCTTCCCGGAGCGTGCTACCTTCTTGGTACCCTAGAACCCCTCTTAGGGACATTTCTTCTGTTGTGCGC GCAATTGAAAGGAGGAGAGCTCGGTTAGGAGAAATCGATGGCCAGCAAACTGGGAATCCATTTCCGGCGGATCAGCTGTTTCCTGATCCTTCTGTGTCCTCAGATAATGCTCAACTCTCTGAGATCACCCCAAAGCCGGCATCAGGTGTTAAGCTCCGAACACCCAGCGGCAAGGTTCCGAAAATTCTGCTCGACATTGCCAATCAGACCGAAGGGGAGCAGTCAGAGTTAACTCCACAGATGAAGCTTCTCAATTCAATTGATAGTGTTGAGAAAGTGGTGAAGGAGGAGCTGCAGAGACTTAAGAGAACACCAAGCGCCAAGAAAGCCGAAAGAGAAAAACGAGTTCGTACATTGATGTCCATGAGGTGA